In Pagrus major chromosome 23, Pma_NU_1.0, the genomic window GATAGCCGCCGACCccctcatcacacacacactcgcaatATTCAGATGCGGATAGGATGCttccccccccctctccttaCTCTCTCTCACAATAAGAGCTGCACACACTCACGCTCACATGTTCTCTCCCCTACAGCATCTCACAAAGCAGCTCACATAGTTTTGCATGCAGAGGCAGAGCTCGGCGCAGGGGATTGGTCTCATTTTATGAAATTTGTCACATACACATTTCTGACATAGCTGAAGACGCAGAGACAGCCACAGGATTGTGGTCAATTTGCACCCttaatctgtctctctgtgcttcCCAACGCTCGCAAAACAGCTCGGACTTACTCTCTTCTTTTAaattcctcctctctgttttttgcTCGAGCTAAGAtactctgtatgtgtgtgtatgtatctgtgtgtgtgtgagtcagtgcaTTAGCTCTTTGAGCCCCAGCTGAGGTTCAGTGAATCTTACAGCTCTCATGCAGAGCTCAGGGATGTAGGGAGGTTTTTGTAGTGCACAGCGGGTGGCTACAAGAGAATAAGTGGAGAGGATTTTTGAAGGGAAAGATGAAGATTAGCAGTTCTGTACTCCATTGAGGAAACGAAAGACTTTTGTCTCTAtcaagtgttttctgtgtcaccCAGCTGAGCTCATACCTTTAGAAAGTCATGATTGTgaacagtgtttttattgtacttttgaGGCCTTAAAACACACCCaccactttgtttttatgtttttatactAGTTTCTTTCTTTATGCGTGGAGTGGATTGATAACCCTGTAAATCCTATTTCtccttcactgtttgtttatcagAACATCTCACAGGCCTTTCAGTTTTTTGTGCCAATTGGAGCTGGGACGGGACTCCACCTGCCGTCCTCCATGTTCATTGGCCAGACGAGTGACAAGAGAGCCTCTCCTGACCTCTCAGCGGACGAGCAATTGGCCTGCCGCTGGAAGAAGGTAGGGCCCAGtaaagaggaaacacatttcTGCATGTTGCAGTTTTATCATCACAACAATtcaaaaaaaatgctgaatgttttctctcctccagtGCCATCTGCTCTTTGACTCCCTGCAAGACCTGGTGGATCATGTCAACGACTTCCATGTCAAGCCTGAAAAGGATTCTGGGTACTGCTGCCACTGGGAGGGCTGCGCTCGCAAAGGGAGGGGTTTCAATGCTCGGTGAGCAAATCACACAGTAACAAAACAAtatcatttattatcattatttatgaAGTGGACACATGGAGAGAATtcaagaggaagctgctgcaatgaatttatttttgtttgtcgGCAGGTACAAGATGCTCATCCACATTCGCACTCACACTAACGAGAAGCCCCACCGCTGTCCCACCTGCAACAAGAGCTTCTCACGCCTGGAGAACCTCAAGATACACAACCGGTCACACACAGGTCAGCAGGAGGACAAAATGGAgcacaaatgacaaaaatgtgtacagagctttataattaaagggtagctccactaattttacacattatgtGAGGcatgaaaacagccttctagttTCAAACTCACTACACAGTGAAGcccaaacattcaactgtaggaacaagaagaaattTTTTGACTGGAGAGGAACGTTAGTATGTGTAAATGAATGAATTCTCATCATCTGGATCATCTCTCCTCCCTGCAGGTGAAAAGCCCTACATCTGTCCCTACGAGGGTTGCAACAAGCGTTACTCCAACTCCAGCGACCGCTTcaagcacacacgcacgcactaCGTGGACAAGCCCTACTACTGCAAGATGGTGGGCTGCCTGAAGCGCTACACAGACCCCAGCTCCCTCCGCAAGCACATCAAGGCCCATGGCCACTTTGTGGCTCAGGAGCACGGCTCCCCAGGTGGGGTGGGCTCCCTGCTGAAGGGGAGTCAAAGCGGAGGGCATGCGGGCGAAGCTGTGAAGGATTCAGAGCTGTCCTATGTGAGCGCTGCCCACATTATCATCCCAGGGGCAGCGGCTGCTCTCCTGGGAGGCCACGCTCTGCAGGGTCTTGGTGGTGCCCTGCCCCTCTCCCCTCTCAGCCCTCGGCCCCTGGACCTCAGCACGCTGGGTTGCCCCAGCTCACCTCCAACCGGCATGGGATCCATCCTGTCCTTCAACGGCTCCCCGCTGGGCCTGGCCAAGTCCCCTCTGCTCTCCTCGGCGTTCCCCTCCTCTGCCCTGGGCCTGCCGATGGTGCCCATGATGGGGGCCTCTTCTGAGCGCAGGGCCAAGAAGGGCCGGGGGGACCAGGCCAAGAATGAGGTGACTGGTGGGGTCCTGAACCTCTCCACAGGAGGGTCTCATGACCCCCTGTCCTGGGTGGTCATCCCCCCAGGCACTGTGGTGCTCAAGCCAGCTGTGGTcaactgatacacacacacacacacacacacacacacacacacacgcacacacacattccagaAGAGCTCAGGGGGTGGGGATGGGAGGGGAACGCCATAGTGAGGGTACGGGCGGTCAAAGGTGATAGGGATTGGCTCGCACAATCAAATCCAGGCAATGCAGCCTGAGAGAGGTCGGAGAATCTCATCAAACCTTTCAATCagcagaacaaaagaaaacactacACCTCACAAGATTTAAGTATACAACGCAAGCCTCTTGTATTGATGGGAAACTAAACCTGGGGCCCAAgaactctgtatttctattacAAGGCCTGACAACGGGCTCCTCTTTGCTCTTTTATACTTTATTCATTCCTGTTTGCTGGTTCTGTGGACAGGGACCATGAACGTGACGGTCTTAGTGCTCTGTGTTCTTACAAAAGTCCTGATTCATCGAGTAGTATTTATACGACTGTAATCATTGACAGTGTGCCTCCAGCTTAGCGGTGAGATAGATACACCACGAAACCGAACGACGCGCTCACAGTTAGGCTAACGTGCACGTAATAGGACGATTCTCCACGGTTGATTTTAAGAGTTATGACCAATTTCTCACAGGCTGCTGTGATTAATGTGATTCAGACAGGCTTGCCGTACCAAAGCAAGTGAACTCAAACTGTCTTGGATTTGTCCAGGAAAAAGACTGCAGAGACAGTTCAATTAAACACAGCACTTATTAGTGTCAGCTGGTTCTAGTATTGAAACCTCAAAACTGCTGCTAACCTCTCAGCTCACCCCAGTGTTAACACAAACTGGGAGAGAGCACCTTTGACAATCTATCCCCAGTTTGGGGAGGGTGACCAACAAGAATGTGTGCCAGGCGTACAGACTAGGGGCTTTTAGGGGCACAGAGCGAACTGAGGACTTGACACAGACAAACGGTGTTACATCACCTGGCAATGACCAATCATCACTTCCTCTTTTACTCAAGTGAAATTTAAGGCATTGGTGCATCTGGCTCCCTCCTCTGGCAGGACACGATACACAACATCCCGCCTGCCATCTACAGAACTCGCAGTGTTTAGTTCTGGATTGTCCAGCTGCTTTCCCGTAATTGAATCAACACGGCCAGTTTGTGTATGAAAGGGCCACTGTGGTGATAAACACTAGTTTCTTGTGTTTTAGAAATTGACCTGACCCAAAACCAGCTGTGAAAAACAGGTGGTCGTCCAGTTAGAGCTCAACTTAGCCTTGTTGGTTTTTAAGTTCAGCAGGTCCCACGCTGTGCCAAAAATACctggagagaggggagagagggatgcATGTATTGTGCCACAGAGGGGGGTGTGATGCACTCAATGCCACGTACAGCTGGACTGACTAGGAAGCCACACTTTTGCAAACTGCCTCATTTTATCTGTCCAAAGgggcaaaaaaaagacaaaaaagactCATTTGACTTCTGGGAAATCTTTTCTCATGGTTCGATTAAGCAGGCAACATGCACTTACAGTACCACACACTATATTCCTTAAATGTTTTAGCACATGTTACTGCCAAGTCTTTAAAGCTAGTTCGCTCTTATTTTTCTGCAAGGGTCAATTTCGCTGTCAGGGTCCTTCCAGGCTTGTGTTGCTCACTGCTAATGCATGTGTGATGCTGACTGCCATCTCCACAGAGGAGAGGTAGGGGAGTGGGAGAGGATCGTCGCAACACAAGAAACATTCCCTCAAGAgactcctccatctctcctcctgcttTTACGTTGATGGTCTTACTCTTCCATCGCCCAGTCTTAGAGATAATCAGTTATtgctgttttatattgttgtctttttttttttgctgttgttcaGACGAGACATTTTTTCTGATGTTGAAGTTGCTTCTTGTGTTCTGCGATGGCTGCTCTGCACTCAGCTTTCTGCCGCCGAGGACAAGTCTTTTGAGGGACTGAGGAGAAGACGAGAGGGAGAGATTTGGGGGGTCGTCTAGGGTGGTGGTTTCCAACCCCTGGGGGGTTAGGATGAATCAGAAGGGTCACAAGATGATTACACTGATAACGTTTTAACAcaattatgtaattttattttacttttcccATGGACTGTGGTGATCCCTAAACTTTTCATAGTGCCGCCATGaggtttttaaatgtctctttAACTAATGGATGGATATCAACAAAATTCTGTACAGATTCTTGTTGCCCTCAGGATTATTTCTGCAtctagtgccatcatcaggACCCAATTTTAATCttaatactttggtttatgaccaatAACCGCATAGCCAATGACacctccatcagcctcagctgtattttggattttgggcCAATTAGcacattttagcatgctaatatgctaagCTTAGATGGTGAGATAGGTAAATATTTACCTCACTGCATTTAGCTTAAAACACTGCTGTGGCCAAGTATAGTCTCTACTAGCATGGTTGTAGACTCTtgtgaaatattaatttgttCAGAGCTGAGAAACCTTCGTAATgaaagggaaaacaaaatgactgGTTGAGCTGCTAACAGCAATATGTATAAACTAACGCCATAAACTGTGAAGAGGGAGCAGTGTTATAGTCAAGACTACGTATAGCAAGACTCAAGGGGTTGAGACTAAGACATGACTGAGACACAGCAGGGTGTGAGTCCTGCATGTGTGACAGACTTACAATCAAATGCGGAACATGCAAATCATAGACGCTACTTAAATCGATCAAAGAATCCAATTGACCTTCCATCCATGTAAAACAATACAATTTTGTGTGCAAGCATCAGGTTTTCTGGGTGAAACATCCTTAAagggtgcaatatgtacgaattttagttgaaaacattcaaaattttaataaaattatCATTGGATATGAACAACAgttatgacatctatgtattgtgttgcaaagatatacactgaagttagcatgctaaccagctagccccaaccGGTAGTTGTACTAGTGGTGTGAACGCCAACActtggactgctagctgcatggctagctgagctaactagcttacggcagctacagttagcagcattaAGTGGTTACTCTAGCAATATGCTGActcctat contains:
- the glis2b gene encoding zinc finger protein GLIS2b, producing MLSLDEPLDLKLPRRANGRDRGARSPPLSPLHPKRARQLRMADDGTAVIEPASPASPHTGVQVVPHDRTDTPTPPAVDLSMSPSSRHTPSSPEMTNGNYVPSGNISQAFQFFVPIGAGTGLHLPSSMFIGQTSDKRASPDLSADEQLACRWKKCHLLFDSLQDLVDHVNDFHVKPEKDSGYCCHWEGCARKGRGFNARYKMLIHIRTHTNEKPHRCPTCNKSFSRLENLKIHNRSHTGEKPYICPYEGCNKRYSNSSDRFKHTRTHYVDKPYYCKMVGCLKRYTDPSSLRKHIKAHGHFVAQEHGSPGGVGSLLKGSQSGGHAGEAVKDSELSYVSAAHIIIPGAAAALLGGHALQGLGGALPLSPLSPRPLDLSTLGCPSSPPTGMGSILSFNGSPLGLAKSPLLSSAFPSSALGLPMVPMMGASSERRAKKGRGDQAKNEVTGGVLNLSTGGSHDPLSWVVIPPGTVVLKPAVVN